A portion of the Stegostoma tigrinum isolate sSteTig4 chromosome 18, sSteTig4.hap1, whole genome shotgun sequence genome contains these proteins:
- the LOC125460934 gene encoding hemagglutinin/amebocyte aggregation factor-like, translating into MGAATLSEISLLFSVLLDWRITSQKPNDIKRPGSRWLNEFDDKLLFTCASSNTIGSVSSQHHSYYEDRLWDFQCKATFSEPPTCSWTNYVNSFDEEFTFSCPFGSIISGVEAYHKNYYEDRRWKFYCCRVSNACNDQCSWTDYLNYFDDYFSWKVPDSTYLVGVSSYHDDYREDRRWKYMYCTQTTC; encoded by the exons ATGGGAG CTGCTACactctctgaaatctctctcttaTTTTCTGTCCTTCTGGATTGGAGAATTACAT CTCAGAAACCCAATGACATCAAACGACCTG GTAGTCGCTGGTTGAATGAGTTTGATGATAAACTGCTTTTTACATGTGCCTCATCTAATACAATAGGGTCAGTTAGCAG TCAACATCACAGTTACTATGAAGATCGCTTGTGGGATTTCCAATGTAAGGCAACATTCAGTGAGCCACCAACTTGTTCATGGACTAACTACGTGAACAGCTTTGATGAAGAGTTTACCTTCTCCTGCCCATTTGGCTCCATTATTAGTGGTGTCGAGGCTTATCACAAGAACTATTATGAGGACAGGAG GTGGAAGTTCTATTGCTGCCGTGTAAGCAATGCCTGCAATGATCAGTGTTCCTGGACAGACTATCTCAATTATTTTGATGACTACTTTAGTTGGAAAGTTCCAGACTCGACCTACCTTGTGGGGGTTTCCAGCTATCACGATGACTACCGAGA GGATCGTCGGTGGAAATACATGTATTGCACCCAAACGACCTGTTAA